From Mya arenaria isolate MELC-2E11 chromosome 12, ASM2691426v1, the proteins below share one genomic window:
- the LOC128212275 gene encoding uncharacterized protein LOC128212275 isoform X2 gives MEYPLVVYTSALRDDIGISRKHISSLGADRKWDSLLEKIRSDSSLVNTCRLPENKDSPVDLNTPLHWAAIGSAPSDVFENLIALNSARSLKNADGKTPYDIAKENGLGDSIEDMLELPQKVKENTKYMDKMEKGLKKAIEGRVADLIEKNGQQLPQLAFLYEFGELWYAVPGMYGGFSVEEHAKGVQASSWCRVAGGSGQRHVIDRDGNVELVEEGFV, from the coding sequence ATGGAATATCCACTAGTTGTGTACACGTCTGCCCTTAGGGATGATATTGGTATCAGTCGGAAACATATTTCATCCCTTGGCGCCGATCGAAAATGGGACAGCCTATTGGAAAAGATCAGGTCTGACAGTTCCCTTGTTAACACATGCAGGCTTCCTGAAAATAAAGACTCACCCGTAGACTTAAATACACCACTTCATTGGGCAGCTATAGGCAGTGCTCCTTCGGATGTGTTTGAAAATCTGATAGCACTGAACAGCGCAAGGTCACTGAAGAACGCTGACGGCAAAACACCGTATGATATTGCTAAAGAGAACGGACTCGGTGATAGCATAGAAGATATGTTAGAACTACCACAGAAGGTGAAAGAGAATACGAAATATATGGATAAGATGGAAAAGGGTTTGAAAAAAGCTATCGAAGGTCGAGTCGCAGATCTTATCGAGAAGAATGGACAACAACTGCCACAGTTAGCATTTCTGTATGAGTTTGGTGAATTGTGGTACGCAGTTCCGGGCATGTACGGGGGATTCTCCGTGGAAGAGCATGCAAAAGGCGTGCAAGCGTCTAGCTGGTGTCGCGTGGCTGGTGGGAGTGGCCAACGACACGTGATTGACAGGGATGGAAATGTGGAGCTTGTTGAAGAGGGTTTCGTGTAA
- the LOC128212275 gene encoding uncharacterized protein LOC128212275 isoform X1, producing the protein MKTVVLTMEYPLVVYTSALRDDIGISRKHISSLGADRKWDSLLEKIRSDSSLVNTCRLPENKDSPVDLNTPLHWAAIGSAPSDVFENLIALNSARSLKNADGKTPYDIAKENGLGDSIEDMLELPQKVKENTKYMDKMEKGLKKAIEGRVADLIEKNGQQLPQLAFLYEFGELWYAVPGMYGGFSVEEHAKGVQASSWCRVAGGSGQRHVIDRDGNVELVEEGFV; encoded by the exons atgaaaacag TGGTACTAACAATGGAATATCCACTAGTTGTGTACACGTCTGCCCTTAGGGATGATATTGGTATCAGTCGGAAACATATTTCATCCCTTGGCGCCGATCGAAAATGGGACAGCCTATTGGAAAAGATCAGGTCTGACAGTTCCCTTGTTAACACATGCAGGCTTCCTGAAAATAAAGACTCACCCGTAGACTTAAATACACCACTTCATTGGGCAGCTATAGGCAGTGCTCCTTCGGATGTGTTTGAAAATCTGATAGCACTGAACAGCGCAAGGTCACTGAAGAACGCTGACGGCAAAACACCGTATGATATTGCTAAAGAGAACGGACTCGGTGATAGCATAGAAGATATGTTAGAACTACCACAGAAGGTGAAAGAGAATACGAAATATATGGATAAGATGGAAAAGGGTTTGAAAAAAGCTATCGAAGGTCGAGTCGCAGATCTTATCGAGAAGAATGGACAACAACTGCCACAGTTAGCATTTCTGTATGAGTTTGGTGAATTGTGGTACGCAGTTCCGGGCATGTACGGGGGATTCTCCGTGGAAGAGCATGCAAAAGGCGTGCAAGCGTCTAGCTGGTGTCGCGTGGCTGGTGGGAGTGGCCAACGACACGTGATTGACAGGGATGGAAATGTGGAGCTTGTTGAAGAGGGTTTCGTGTAA
- the LOC128212274 gene encoding swi5-dependent recombination DNA repair protein 1 homolog, which yields MTSTPNSSKCTFSSSLKERLKRCGRYHSSPYQPPGPAKQNQNISLKKGTAIPKIGNFSVHRVNNSEEKSELANKDGQIADESSELRKEANIYDNASMCSDDSLSLKAVTNDYTSERVKDKLESLCCGHEGGTRLSHSDTDLLSRNTTFVTPIKNRDQVVKRKTLSFRNNIDEHCKSTEHLTYSAEADVADVEVDQHFNEEMHCSVHGLENELTSRKELLRKLKMVKMYREKNNLSELEVLITKWRGVSQQALQDLHQSMPEPRPSLTELINHLGIDHNLVCFSSEDDETFT from the exons ATGACAAGTACTCCTAATTCTTCAAAGTGTACG ttcAGTAGCAGTCTGAAAGAAAGACTCAAGAGATGTGGTCGATACCATTCATCTCCGTACCAACCACCTGGTCCTGCGAAACAAAACCAGAACATCTCACTAAAGAAAGGAACAGCGATCCCAAAAATTGGAAATTTTAGTGTCCATCGTGTAAACAATTCTGAAGAAAAAAGTGAATTGGCAAATAAAGATGGTCAAATTGCAGATGAAAGTTCCGAGTTGAGGAAGGAAGCtaacatttatgataatgcCAGCATGTGTAGTGATGATAGTTTATCCCTAAAAGCTGTCACAAATGATTATACATCTGAAAGGGTTAAGGATAAGCTTGAATCTTTATGCTGTGGCCATGAAGGTGGCACAAGACTTTCTCACTCTGACACAGATTTATTATCCAGAAATACAACTTTTGTTACCCCAATTAAAAACAGAGACCAAgttgtaaaaagaaaaacactcaGTTTTAGAAACAACATAGATGAACATTGTAAATCAACTGAACATTTGACTTATTCAGCTGAGGCAGATGTGGCTGATGTTGAGGtagatcaacattttaatgaaGAAATGCATTGCTCGGTTCATGGTTTAGAAAATGAGCTGACCTCTAGAAAAGAGTTGCTCAGAAAACTGAAGATGGTGAAAATGTACAGAGAAAAg AACAACCTCTCTGAGCTTGAAGTTCTGATAACCAAGTGGCGTGGAGTCTCCCAACAAGCGTTACAGGATCTGCACCAGTCCATGCCTGAGCCCCGCCCCTCCCTAACGGAACTTATCAACCATCTTGGTATTGACCACAATCTTGTGTGCTTCAGTAGTGAGGATGATGAAACATTTACATGA